ATTGGGAAAAAGTTTGATTCTACCCTCCGCTATGAAAACGGAAGTTTTAAGCCCCGGTGTTCAAATCAAATTTGAAAAGGAGTCGCTTTTTGTAGATGAGAAAGCGACCTCCTTTGAGGACTTAACAAAAAAACTCATCGCTCTCAAGGCTGAGAACAAAAATCATTTAGTGATTCAAGCGGATCGAAATTCTGATTTTGAAAAAATAAGCTTGTTGCTTAGGGCTGGCGGACAAGCTGGTTTTGATAAGTATTCTTTTGCCGTCCTCCCAGGATTCAAATGAGAAGTTTTATGTTACGTCTTTTGTCTGCCATTCTTTCTTTAAGTTTGCTTTCTGGCGGGGCAGCCCAAGCCGAAAAGATGAGCCTGACCGTCCATGATTCTCTGATTGAGAAACTAGAATCTGTTCTCAATCCTCCTCTTAAAGACAGCATGTTAGAACAAACTCAATTATATTTGCGACTGGCTGATCTCTATGCAGAAAGAGCCAGATTATTAGGTCTGGAAAAGGATGGACAAGGTGCTCTTTTAAACAAGACAAAAATCGATCTCGATAGAACCAAGTCCTTGGGTATTTATTCCCGATTACTTCATAAAAAATCCGCATTTACTGTTGAAAAATGGGGCCATATTCACTTACAAATTGCGCATTTAAATTTGATCCAAAATCAGGAAGCCAAAGCCATCAGTACTTACTTTCGTATTTTAAACCATAAACAAAATTTTGATGGGCAAACTATTTTCACTGCCAATGTCCAGCTTGGTGATCTTTCCTTTTATAAGGGAGATTATAAAAAAGCTAAAATTTATTTTACAAATTCACTTAAAGAATCACAAGGATTGTTATTAGGTTCAAATCAGGTGAGTTTAGCTCAAACAAGCTCCGCCCGAAGGGCTTATGCAGCCTACCGAGCCGCTTGGTGCGATTTTAATTTAGGACAAGCTCAAATGGCTAAGCAAAGCCTGATTCAACTTCTAAAAAATATATCTACGACATCAACTAAGAACCAAAGCTTTCACGAAGATGTCTCCAGAGATTTGGCTACTTTTATGGCCACTTTAGATGTTTCCGAGTCAGAGATTGAACTGCTTGAAAACTTAAGCCCCCAACCCGCTAAGCAAAAAAATTTGATTTATTTGGCTAACGAGTTAGAAAGAACAGGAAAGAAAAAAAGTGCCCTTCTTGTTTGGAAAAAAGTGGAAAACAAAAACCCACAGATTGAAGATAGAATCGCAGGACAATTGCGAGTGACTCGGATTGAGTATGACCTGGGCCGCAAAGATAAATTAATCCTTGAATTGGACAAAACGATCCAC
Above is a genomic segment from Deltaproteobacteria bacterium containing:
- a CDS encoding biopolymer transporter ExbD; its protein translation is MKASVLKNQIINSPLQLQKRIQASGASPKGKSLSFVMNLTTLIDAFCILVIFLLSNMNGQLQHFQLGKSLILPSAMKTEVLSPGVQIKFEKESLFVDEKATSFEDLTKKLIALKAENKNHLVIQADRNSDFEKISLLLRAGGQAGFDKYSFAVLPGFK